The following nucleotide sequence is from Scheffersomyces stipitis CBS 6054 chromosome 4, complete sequence.
GGAACCGTTGATTATCCTTCGCGGCATCTTCTGGCTGAAgcttgatcttgttgtttctgaaaTTCGTATAGAAAGACGGCTGAATACTGGCAAGTAtaagacgacgacgataGCTCGATCTTTTGTACCCTACATTCAAGTAAATGGGTTTGTCATGCTTGATAACTTTGGCAATTCGTTCCCTCCAGTTCTGGTGGGGGACCACAAAGTAATGTGGGAGTACGCTGGTGAACGACTTGTAGACCACAAAAACTACAACAAGTACTGCTATGATGAGAAACATAGAGACAGTCAGATCTGGCAGAGAAATACAGAAGCAATTCCTCGGATTTCTGAAGTCGAACGGATATTTCAGCAGTGATGAGAGAAGAGACTGAAAACCATGgagatttccaagatctctTCTGTTAAGTATGCAAAACgagtcacgtgatatatgggtgcaaaatctaATTAAATAGGGAGACTTTCAAGAACAGTCAAGAACAGTCAAGAACATGTTCAGATGAGGATAATTAGGGTACGATATGGAGGATTCGTTAGAGAAGCCGAGTCTACGTAAAAGAAAGGGATACACCAGCAAGTGCAAGAGAATAATCTAAAGAATAACATATCTTGAAAGATGATCAAGATTTAGAAGACATTTCTTAGCATTCTGCTTTGCATTCCGGTTTGCGTTATCAAGATGCCTGGATATTGTCTCTTAATTGTATGCCAATCGTATCTTAACCTGATTAGAAGTAATGTAACAGTGTAAGAATGTAACAATTAACCTTATGCCAAATGTCTAGAGGCAATGTCGCGTCTTCTATGTCGCGAACCCCCTTCGACCAACCATAGAGAGAACCCCAATTAACACCAGGCAACCTTCTCCATTGGCCCATTCTTCGCGGATCCAATACCCACAAACTCCTTCACCACCCCTCCTTCTACCCATCAACACAAACGTAATCTTTGACTCGAGGACAGCGATTTGTGTCACGTGCGTGCAATTTGATTTCCCAAAGGAGACAAATTAGTCCAATTAACGAAAATAAAATTCAACGCGTGTAATcaaattttcttcttttgcaagCTAGCTCTTTCACTTTGTATCACAAACACACTCATCCCTGTAAGCTGTGAAGGGGGTCCAGATTTTGCTGCTGCTTGCTAGAGTCTTTGTCTCGGGCGTTTCAGATCTTCTATCATTGTTTTCCTACGAATTGTAGAGTACTCATACGAAAGATAGGAGTCCATCAAGGATAGCATACCAGGATAACATATCAGATTAGAACATCATATGCAAAATTTAATCACCTCGAGACACCTGTATTAACTACATACCATATCATACCAAGTACAAACGCATAACCGAGTACTACTCAACACAATATAATTTGTTCATCACTTTCAGTTATCATAAGCCTAAAGAGCAAGTACAACGTACAACTTACAACACAGtcatcaacagaagaactCAAGAAAAGTAGAATCATACTGaattttcatattcaaTAGTCTTGAACACTTTCACCAATATTCGCTAACTTCacaaatctacaagaatCGAAACTTCTGACCATCATATTATTGGTGTTAAGCTATCATTGATTATCAGAACAAAGCTATATCACCAGTGTTTCAGTACCAGTGCATCACTGAAATGAACACTCTTCGAGAGAACAGCAACACTTCCAACATCTCTCCGCACAAAGAATCACCCACCATGTCTGCTCCCACAGTCACAACCAGACCCAAAGCTgcgttgaagaaggaagagcTCGAGAAGATTGCcaaacaattgaagaaaaagctTTCCAAAGCATCCATCGCGGCAAAACAGTCACTTTCGCCCACTGATGTCAAGACATCGACGTCGATGCCTCGTTCAAGCCCGCTAAAGAGTTATCTGCTTAAGAAACAGTACTCTGGCAGCGCCATAAACAACTTGAGCTCATCTCCGAACACGCTTTGTTCTCCTACAGGAAAATCACCTACCCATTTGAATACTCCTGCCGCCATCTACTTGCTGTCGTCACCATTAAGAAACATGGCAGCAGACTCTACCGAAAACGACGAGTCGCTAGACTCGCCTACcaagagaaggaagacgTCACCACGCATGGACTCCAAGGGTCCCCATATGGTTTTGGAAGAGATCCAAAGACCAAACACGCCCTCAGGCTCGTTACAGAGCTCGTTGAAGCCATCTCTAGAGCTCACGGCCGCTGATgctgaaaagaacaaaaagaaagaacaaccTACAACAACGCCGACATTGGCAAAGCGAGAACTTCACGGCTCTCCACCTTCTTCAGCCAACATTCTATTGCAAACACCAAAGCAATCACGTGCAAACACCAATGGAGGAGCCtacaacgacgaagaaggtGCTGACTTACTTATGTACTTGGCTACATCTCCTTCTCCAGCCAAGCCGTACTTTTCCAATAGTGCGAGACCTATACATGGCAGCAGTCAAATTCATCCTACATCATCCTCAGTGCCAAATTCCTCAGGTTCCCTCTCTCTAACACATAAACCTACAATGTCGGCGGGTTCTTCCAGCTCTTTCATATTACCACCACCAGTGACACCAAAAAGACACTCCACCATCAACTCGAAAACTCCACAGAATAGATTGACTCCCTCAATgaatctcttcaacaacttgaacggAAATACAGGCTTACCGTCGTCTGGCTTGACTCTCACACCCACTGGATTCAACATGAACGACTACGTAAACTTCTTTACGCCTTCACCAGGCGGCACTGgtttgaacaagaacttgttgcGTACTccagacttcaacaatttgctCAATGGCCAGCCAAACACAACCGTAGAAGCCAGTGGTGGGGTGAACGGAAGACCAAAGGTCGACGGCAAGATgttgaatttcaacaaggtTTTGTTCAGTAGCTCAGCCAACGGCCCAGAAGGAAATGCCAAAGAATGAGGCCATAGTCATAGACCTGCCATTCGTCATTGTACCATAGTCAACAATTTAATTTCGAAAGTCTAAAATGTAAAAAGTTCTCAAGCAATAGTCTTTTGGATCATATTGACATTTGGCTGATTGTCGTTTTTTGATTGTTTTGTTTGTTGTTTGCTTTTGTGGTTGTGGATTGTTATCATTGTATGGTTCATTCTTTTTGTATTCCCATCTGTTTGGGATGTCTGAAAGTTGTTGCGAGCTTGCCTAGGATGCTTTTCGCAGCTGTTTTCTCTGTCTGTCAATCCAAGTCAGACCCTTAATTCGTTTTCATTTCTGGATCATAAACCCTGCAATAGCACCATTTGTAATTTGTCGTTCTTTGCTTTACTTCATCATATATCGTATTATAGTTCATAGATTGGCCAAGCTGTAGTACTTATCATAAGGAAATGAAGACGGGATGGTTGTGATGTCGTTTTCGCGAAGATGGATCCTCGCAATCAATTGTGGTGGAGAATTCTGAGCTTATACACTATTAGGTCACATTCAGAGCTCTATACTCACTATCTACACTGTACTGGAGACTCAGTAGTATTACAGCGATTGTCTTAATTTGAAGCTGAgcaagagattgaagtcATTGAAGTCAAAATCTACCAATTGACAATCAGGAAATCGAGGGATAATTAATAACTTAAATTAAAGACTTAGATCTATTCTCTACAATGTAAGAACTTCTAGAGAAAGTATGGCAGAAGATGCTCTTGTTAGCATCCCAAATGCCAGCTCAAGTTACAAGAGGCTGGTGTGGtgctgaaaagaaaattgtATTTCTTAGTACCCAATTTAAAACAAAGTGGAAGAAATTGGGGTTGTATTcaaagatatcaagaaaTTATATCTTCCGAAAGGAGAAACCATTTTGATAGGGAAGGAAATGTAGCTTCAAGGGATTTTACTATTGCTAGATGGTACAGATTAGCAACTCCGAGTTGGAGATGAAGCACGTGACCGAAAGGTCATTTTAGATGAGAAAATCATAAGGGCTGCAGAAAAAAAGATTGAATAGTTTTCAGTAGATTTTCACTATTCTGAAAGGATTGCCAAAGCAGTTGTCAAGAGTTCAGTTGTAGCCAGACACAGACATGACAGCCGTAGAAGCAATAGTTGCAGACGCAAGCCAGAAGGTGGACGAATTGAGCCTTTCTAAAGGCACATCTGCTGAATTGCAGAGTAAAGCTAGCGAGGTTGCAAATGGAGTTAAGaaggaagtgaaaaatgaagatggaCAACaagacgatgatgaagaggatGTAGATAACGAAGCTGGTACATCAGGTGAAaacaaacagaagaagaagaagaagaacaataaaaagaaaaagaagaagcttgTCTCCATTGACAGTCTGTATCCTGATGGAAAGTTTCCAGAGGGTCAATGGATGGAGTATCCACTTGAAGTCAATTCTCACCGTACCACTTCTGAGGAGTTAAGATACTTGGACAGACAGCAGAACAACAGATGGGAAGATTTCCGTAAAGGAGCCGAGATCCACAGACGTGTACGTCACAAGGCTCAATCGTCCATCAGAGCCGGAATGTCCATGACTGAAATTGCTGACTTAATAGAGAATTCTGTGAGAAGCTACGCTGCTGCAGACCACACATTAAAAGCTGGTATAGGATTTCCAACTGGTTTGTCATTGAACCATGTCGCTGCCCATTATACCCCCAATACTGGAGACAAGTTGTCTCTCGGTAAAGATGACCTTATGAAGGTAGATATAGGAGTCCATGTCAATGGCCATATTTGTGACTCAGCCTTTACGATGACTTTGAATGATACTGGGAAATACGACAGTATCATGAAGGCTGTCAAGGATGCCACCAACACTGGTGTGAAGGAGGCTGGTATTGATGTCAGACTCAACGATATCGGTGAAGCCATTCAGGAAGTGATGGAGTCGTACGAAATGGAGTTGGACGGAAAGACATATCCTGTCAAGTGtatcaagaacttgaacgGACACAACATTGGTGACTACATCATCCATTCCGGTAAAACCGTACCTATTGTAGCCAATGGGGATATGACGAAGATGGAAGAGGGTGAGACTTTCGCTATTGAGACGTTTGGATCGACCGGCAGAGGCTATGTCCTCACCGAGGGTGAATGTTCGCACTATTCTCGAAACCAGAACATCGACGGCATCCGTGTTCCTTCCGAAAGAGCAAAGACATTGTTGAACTCTATCACATCCAACTTCGGAACATTGCCCTGGTGTCGTAGATACTTGGAGAGAACCGGTGAAGAGAAGTACTTGTTCGCTTTGAACCAGTTGGTCAGAGCAGGGATCGTGGAAGAATACCCTCCTCTTGTAGACATCAAAGGCAGTTACACAGCACAGTACGAGCACACCATCTTGTTACATCCCCACAAGAAGGAGGTTGTCACCCGTGGTGATGACTACTAGTGCATTCATTAATCAGAACTCAGTAGTATATAGTTGCAATGTTGCAGCCAGTTGCAGACATGCAGGATTCAGAACACAAAAATGGACAGACTATAGTGACAATAGCCACAGGCAGAGAAGTAGATTGGGAGACAGTTGTGGAGAAGGAGAATGTAGGAGTGTTAGTAGAAAGAATAGTAGGCATCGACTACAAATATCTATTTTAGGTAAAGATTTTAGTGCGTATTTCTCTAATAAAGTGTGTCAAGCGAATTCCGATCGTGTAATAAAGAAACTCCAGTTCAGCATAAAGCAGAATGTGAAGCAATCCACCACCTGAATGTGCCAAATGGGTCTATTGTCTAGCGAACAATCTGCGGAGGAGTGACTTTCACGTGGCATGGGGAGACGTCCAACAGGTTTGTGTCGTATCGAGGCTGTTGCTCAACACAGGCTGCCCTTGTTGGGTAATGTAgatttttcgcaaccatgTGAAATAGGGAAAGGAAAaacttggaagaacaaGACAGTCTCGACTGCCATACCACCAAGTTGCCGAATGGAGGTAGAGAGAGTATACCGACAGAGAGAATACACCTACCACATCTGCCATTTACATCTTATACCAAGTCAATTCTCTCTGTCGTCCCCAAACTTCTACAGCTTGACATTCCGTGGTGTCGAGCGGATCCCCACTAGTGAAATACCTATTTGAGTAATAAACGTTGCAGTCGTGTGCGTGTGAAGATGAATATCACAGGGGCATTTATATGGCAAGGGAGTGGATGAAGGGCAAGATTGGAGACGGGCTAGCCGTGGAGTAGACCCAGTATTGTATGGAGAAGAGTCGAGCACGGAAACAACGAAAGTGGGAAAACGAGATTcaggtgaaaaattctgaaaaatggtgaaaaattcaaatggCTGCGGTATAGGAGAAATATGAAATTGACAGAATAGAAAGAGCTATCAGACGTGCAATAAATTCTAGACGGATGTAATACATAGAGAGATAACAACTACCATCACTAAAGATGTGTATTGTCTTTACGACACAAATATCAACCCATTGGCCCCCAGTCTGGCGATTCTAGCTATGCTTTCCACCGCCCCTCCACCATCCAGGCAAGAGGGGCATTAGGCGGTCGTGTCCCTGCCCAGGTTCTAAATTTCAGTTGCATTAATGGTATTCCTTATATAACCGGAGAGGAACCGGCAGAAACAGGTACTCGACTTTTTGCGTTGTTGAATCCATCAATTGTTATCCGTATAGACTCCTATCCGAGCAAGCTCCAGATTCAACTTGATATTTGGTGATATTCTTGGTACAGCCGTCCGTTGAAAATCTCCAGTTCAAATTTACTACTAGTGTTCATATTCTCGAGCAATTCAATTTTCGCTGACTGAATATCTTACTGTGCTGTTCTTTTAAGAAGATCTCTATTTCATAAAGTATCTATTACCAACCAGCAAAATGGAAATCTCTCCTTCTGCCTTAGAGTTCAAGGGTATGTATAATAACCGTTCTATGATCTGGTCAGTTGAGGACATATGTGTTACCCCTATAGACATCGATCCAGAGATACTCCATATCTCATCGAGACAACAGACTACATATCATAAACAGATTAATATGGAATTATCGCAAGATGTACACCATATTCATCGCATTGATTGCACCCTCCATCCGTCCTCCATCCATCCTAGTAATCTGCCATGAAATCAACTATGTAGTGAGATCAATAATCACGTCTCATGCTAATCTCGCAATATCAGTatttgaatctgaaagtCCTGAGAAATCTTGGAATTCAAACCACCACCagaaaacaacttgatcaattcaAACCATATAAACCTTAGGACCATCCATCACAAtgatcatcttcattttgcGTTGTCAATACTAACATTTATAGGCTCCTTCACCAAGCAGTCTACTCAATACTTGACTCTTACCAATAC
It contains:
- a CDS encoding methionine aminopeptidase, isoform 2 (go_function metalloexopeptidase activity~go_process proteolysis and peptidolysis) produces the protein MEYPLEVNSHRTTSEELRYLDRQQNNRWEDFRKGAEIHRRVRHKAQSSIRAGMSMTEIADLIENSVRSYAAADHTLKAGIGFPTGLSLNHVAAHYTPNTGDKLSLGKDDLMKVDIGVHVNGHICDSAFTMTLNDTGKYDSIMKAVKDATNTGVKEAGIDVRLNDIGEAIQEVMESYEMELDGKTYPVKCIKNLNGHNIGDYIIHSGKTVPIVANGDMTKMEEGETFAIETFGSTGRGYVLTEGECSHYSRNQNIDGIRVPSERAKTLLNSITSNFGTLPWCRRYLERTGEEKYLFALNQLVRAGIVEEYPPLVDIKGSYTAQYEHTILLHPHKKEVVTRGDDY
- a CDS encoding predicted protein, which encodes MNTLRENSNTSNISPHKESPTMSAPTVTTRPKAALKKEELEKIAKQLKKKLSKASIAAKQSLSPTDVKTSTSMPRSSPLKSYSLKKQYSGSAINNLSSSPNTLCSPTGKSPTHLNTPAAIYLSSSPLRNMAADSTENDESLDSPTKRRKTSPRMDSKGPHMVLEEIQRPNTPSGSLQSSLKPSLELTAADAEKNKKKEQPTTTPTLAKRELHGSPPSSANILLQTPKQSRANTNGGAYNDEEGADLLMYLATSPSPAKPYFSNSARPIHGSSQIHPTSSSVPNSSGSLSLTHKPTMSAGSSSSFILPPPVTPKRHSTINSKTPQNRLTPSMNLFNNLNGNTGLPSSGLTLTPTGFNMNDYVNFFTPSPGGTGLNKNLLRTPDFNNLLNGQPNTTVEASGGVNGRPKVDGKMLNFNKVLFSSSANGPEGNAKE